From one Xyrauchen texanus isolate HMW12.3.18 chromosome 17, RBS_HiC_50CHRs, whole genome shotgun sequence genomic stretch:
- the twist1b gene encoding twist-related protein 1b — MPEEPARDSSSSPVSQADSLSNSDGEPDQPPKRSARKRRSIRKNGDDSDSSTQGKRGKKSSNSSSPQSFEELQTQRVMANVRERQRTQSLNEAFAALRKIIPTLPSDKLSKIQTLKLAARYIDFLCQVLQSDELDSKMASCSYVAHERLSYAFSVWRMEGAWSMSASH, encoded by the coding sequence ATGCCCGAAGAGCCAGCGCGAGACTCCTCCAGTTCTCCCGTGTCTCAAGCGGACAGCCTCAGCAACAGCGACGGAGAGCCCGACCAGCCACCGAAGAGATCCGCGAGGAAAAGACGGTCGATCAGAAAAAACGGGGACGATTCCGATAGCTCAACCCAGGGGAAAAGGGGGAAGAAGTCCAGCAACAGCAGCAGCCCTCAGTCTTTCGAAGAGCTACAGACGCAGCGCGTGATGGCGAACGTGCGCGAGCGACAGAGGACGCAGTCGCTCAACGAGGCGTTCGCAGCTTTGCGCAAAATCATCCCCACTTTACCATCCGATAAATTGAGCAAAATACAGACGCTTAAACTGGCAGCCAGGTACATCGATTTTCTCTGTCAGGTTCTACAGAGTGACGAACTGGACTCCAAGATGGCAAGTTGTAGTTATGTTGCGCACGAGCGCTTGAGCTACGCGTTCTCGGTTTGGAGGATGGAGGGCGCTTGGTCCATGTCTGCATCTCACTAG